One Bacteroidales bacterium genomic region harbors:
- a CDS encoding nucleotidyltransferase domain-containing protein, translating to MIDRFTLIKELKKYLRSHLGDYIKDIILFGSQATGTSSEESDYDILIIVQSKPDRDLKRKISDYCYDIELKHNIILDTHVLSRDELNEIRGKQPVFQNAIKEGIYA from the coding sequence ATGATTGACAGATTTACCCTAATAAAAGAGTTAAAAAAATATCTCAGGAGCCATCTTGGTGATTATATCAAGGATATCATTTTATTTGGATCGCAAGCGACCGGTACTTCCAGTGAAGAATCAGATTACGATATTTTAATTATCGTTCAAAGCAAACCTGACAGAGATTTAAAAAGAAAAATATCTGATTATTGCTATGATATTGAGTTAAAGCATAACATCATTCTGGATACTCATGTACTTTCCAGGGACGAATTAAATGAGATTCGCGGAAAACAGCCTGTTTTTCAAAATGCAATTAAGGAAGGAATATATGCATGA